One window from the genome of Deinococcus multiflagellatus encodes:
- a CDS encoding glutamate synthase subunit beta: MSKITGFLEQPRVKDQYAPVEARLKHYHEFLLPLAPGAARLQATRCMDCGIPFCTSGCPVNNIIPDFNNLVYQDDWRSALDTLHSTNNFPEFTGRICPAPCEAACTLNISDDAVGIKSIELAIIERGWQEGWVAPQPPTRPTGKKVAVVGSGPAGLAAAQQLARAGHTVTVFEKNDRVGGLLRYGIPDFKLDKHHIDRRVAQMEAEGVTFRTGVLVGAWPEGSRVTNLSKQTVTPEGLQAEFDAVLLAGGAEQPRDLPVAGRELDGVHFAMEFLPQQNRVTAGDKLKKQLRADGKHVIVIGGGDTGSDCVGTSNRHGAASVTQFEVMPQPPEQENKPLVWPYWPLKLRTSTSHEEGAVREFAIATKEFIGKGGKVTGVKTVRLEMRDGQLQEVEGSETVYRADLVLLAMGFVSPVGSVIDAFGVNKDARGNAHAGTEEAGGYATSVPGVFAAGDMRRGQSLVVWAIREGRQAARAIDEHLMGESVLPR; this comes from the coding sequence ATGAGCAAAATCACCGGATTTCTGGAACAGCCGCGCGTGAAAGACCAGTACGCCCCCGTGGAGGCGCGCCTGAAGCACTACCACGAGTTTCTGCTGCCGCTGGCCCCGGGCGCGGCCCGCTTGCAGGCCACGCGCTGCATGGACTGCGGCATTCCGTTCTGCACCAGCGGCTGCCCCGTGAACAACATCATTCCCGACTTCAACAACCTCGTGTACCAGGACGACTGGCGCAGCGCCCTGGACACGCTGCACTCCACGAACAACTTCCCCGAATTCACGGGCCGCATCTGCCCCGCGCCCTGCGAGGCCGCCTGCACCCTGAACATCAGTGACGACGCCGTGGGCATCAAATCCATTGAGCTGGCGATCATTGAGCGCGGCTGGCAGGAAGGCTGGGTGGCGCCGCAACCCCCCACGCGGCCCACGGGCAAGAAGGTGGCCGTGGTGGGCTCGGGGCCCGCCGGGCTGGCCGCCGCCCAGCAACTGGCGCGCGCCGGGCATACGGTCACGGTGTTCGAGAAAAACGACCGCGTGGGCGGCCTGCTGCGTTACGGCATTCCCGACTTCAAGCTGGACAAGCATCACATTGACCGCCGCGTGGCCCAGATGGAAGCCGAGGGGGTGACCTTCCGCACCGGCGTGCTGGTGGGCGCGTGGCCCGAAGGCAGCCGCGTGACCAACCTGAGCAAGCAGACTGTTACCCCCGAGGGGCTGCAGGCCGAATTCGACGCCGTGCTGCTGGCCGGCGGCGCCGAGCAGCCGCGTGATCTGCCGGTGGCGGGCCGTGAGCTGGACGGCGTGCACTTTGCGATGGAGTTCCTGCCGCAGCAGAACCGCGTCACGGCGGGCGACAAGCTGAAAAAGCAGCTGCGCGCCGACGGCAAGCACGTCATCGTGATCGGTGGCGGCGACACGGGCAGCGACTGCGTGGGCACCAGCAACCGCCACGGCGCCGCCAGCGTGACCCAGTTCGAGGTGATGCCCCAGCCGCCCGAGCAGGAAAACAAGCCGCTGGTCTGGCCCTACTGGCCCCTGAAACTGCGCACCAGCACCAGCCACGAGGAAGGCGCGGTGCGTGAATTCGCCATTGCCACCAAGGAATTTATCGGCAAGGGCGGCAAGGTGACCGGCGTGAAGACGGTGCGCCTGGAGATGCGCGACGGGCAGCTGCAGGAAGTCGAGGGCAGCGAGACCGTGTACCGGGCCGACCTCGTGCTGCTGGCGATGGGCTTCGTGAGCCCGGTGGGCAGCGTCATTGACGCCTTTGGTGTGAACAAGGACGCCCGGGGCAACGCCCACGCGGGCACCGAGGAAGCGGGCGGCTACGCCACCAGCGTGCCCGGCGTGTTTGCGGCGGGCGACATGCGCCGGGGCCAGAGCCTGGTGGTGTGGGCCATCCGCGAGGGCCGCCAGGCCGCGCGCGCCATTGACGAGCACCTGATGGGGGAGAGCGTCCTGCCCCGGTAA
- the ribD gene encoding bifunctional diaminohydroxyphosphoribosylaminopyrimidine deaminase/5-amino-6-(5-phosphoribosylamino)uracil reductase RibD has translation MALALAQAARGLGRTAPNPPVGCVLVQDDEVVGAGFHPAVGEPHAEVFALRKAGDRARGATAYVTLEPCRHHGRTPPCTEALIRAGVRRVVVAALDPNPQVAGQGVARLRAAGLEVVLGVREPEALRQQAGFRALITRGRPWVVAKYAMTLDGKVAAHGEGNGAVSSTAARERTMMWRNELDALAVGAGTVQADNPALTTRGVPDGRDPRPVVFDRQARSDVQARVWREGAVLVTGLDAVATAYEGAGVTVLRAADLPGALHGLGQLGVSSLLLEGGPTLLSAFFAAGLVDEVRVFIAPKLLGAGLSPLTRPAQAMAAAQPLRDVTIEALGPDVLVTGLLSEIPRL, from the coding sequence ATGGCGCTGGCGCTGGCGCAGGCTGCCCGGGGCCTGGGCCGCACTGCCCCCAACCCCCCGGTGGGCTGCGTGCTGGTGCAGGACGATGAGGTGGTGGGCGCCGGTTTTCACCCGGCAGTGGGCGAGCCCCACGCCGAGGTGTTCGCCCTGCGGAAAGCGGGGGACCGGGCGCGCGGGGCCACCGCGTATGTGACGCTGGAACCGTGCCGCCACCACGGCCGCACCCCGCCCTGCACCGAGGCGCTGATCCGGGCCGGCGTGCGCCGCGTGGTGGTGGCCGCCCTGGACCCCAACCCGCAGGTGGCCGGGCAGGGCGTGGCCCGGCTGCGCGCCGCTGGCCTGGAGGTGGTGCTGGGCGTGCGGGAACCCGAAGCCCTGCGCCAGCAGGCGGGGTTCCGCGCCCTGATCACCCGGGGCCGCCCCTGGGTGGTGGCCAAATATGCCATGACCCTGGACGGCAAGGTGGCCGCCCACGGCGAGGGCAACGGGGCGGTGAGCAGCACCGCCGCCCGTGAGCGCACCATGATGTGGCGCAACGAACTGGACGCCTTGGCGGTGGGGGCCGGCACCGTGCAGGCCGATAACCCAGCCCTGACCACGCGCGGCGTGCCGGACGGGCGCGACCCCCGCCCGGTGGTCTTTGACCGCCAAGCCAGATCGGACGTTCAGGCGCGGGTCTGGCGGGAAGGCGCCGTGCTGGTGACCGGGCTGGACGCGGTGGCCACCGCTTACGAAGGGGCGGGCGTGACCGTTCTGCGCGCGGCCGACCTGCCCGGCGCGCTGCACGGGCTGGGCCAGCTGGGCGTGTCCAGCCTGCTGCTGGAAGGCGGCCCCACGCTGCTCAGCGCGTTTTTTGCGGCCGGGCTGGTGGACGAGGTGCGCGTGTTCATCGCCCCCAAGCTGCTGGGCGCGGGGCTGTCGCCCCTGACCCGCCCCGCACAGGCCATGGCCGCCGCCCAGCCGCTGCGCGACGTGACGATTGAAGCACTGGGCCCGGACGTGCTGGTCACGGGTCTGCTGAGCGAGATTCCCCGGCTGTAG
- a CDS encoding riboflavin synthase yields MFTGIIEQVGRIARTEHHSGHLTVTIQPAGMWPDLQLGESIAVGGACLTVTGWDEAGFTVDLSRETLAKTAPHWRAGASVNLERAMTAGARFGGHIVSGHVDGVAEVLRVEAQPGAHTMTLRAPPHLARYLVPKGSVTADGVSLTVVDVGGPAGSRRDLRADEFTLWLVPHTLAVTTLRTWVPGTRVNLEADQLAKYVERLLAFGGSKGLRVEESKKDPLRPLDSSTLDGGQS; encoded by the coding sequence ATGTTTACCGGCATCATTGAACAGGTGGGGCGCATCGCCCGCACCGAACACCACAGCGGCCACCTTACTGTCACCATTCAGCCCGCCGGGATGTGGCCCGATCTGCAACTGGGCGAGAGCATCGCCGTGGGCGGCGCCTGCCTGACCGTCACCGGCTGGGACGAGGCCGGCTTCACCGTGGACCTCAGCCGCGAGACGCTGGCGAAAACGGCGCCGCACTGGCGGGCCGGCGCGTCCGTGAATCTGGAACGCGCCATGACGGCCGGGGCGCGCTTTGGCGGCCACATCGTCAGCGGGCATGTGGACGGCGTGGCCGAGGTCCTGAGGGTCGAGGCCCAGCCCGGCGCCCACACCATGACCCTGCGCGCGCCGCCTCACCTCGCCCGCTATCTGGTCCCCAAGGGCAGCGTGACCGCCGACGGCGTGAGCCTGACCGTGGTGGACGTGGGCGGCCCCGCTGGCAGCCGCCGGGACCTGCGCGCCGACGAATTCACCCTCTGGCTGGTGCCCCACACCCTGGCGGTCACCACGCTGCGCACCTGGGTGCCCGGCACCCGGGTCAACCTGGAGGCCGATCAGCTGGCGAAGTATGTGGAGCGGCTGCTCGCCTTCGGCGGGTCTAAGGGTCTAAGGGTCGAAGAGTCAAAGAAAGACCCCCTTAGACCCTTAGACTCTTCGACCCTTGACGGAGGCCAGTCATGA